Proteins found in one Methanobrevibacter ruminantium genomic segment:
- a CDS encoding acyltransferase yields the protein MISKVLNVFKAIKRKYYAFRVKRVSASCGNDLTVNAYSYITPKTSLGNNVNFNGMKIQGTANVIIGDNFHSGIECMIITDSHNYEGEAIPYDETVISKDVVIEDNVWLGNRVIVLPGVTIGEGAIIQAGSVVVNDIPKCAIAGGHPAKVFSSRDKVHYEKLKKEGKFH from the coding sequence ATGATTTCTAAAGTTTTAAATGTTTTTAAGGCAATTAAAAGGAAATATTACGCCTTTAGGGTGAAAAGGGTATCTGCATCATGTGGAAATGACTTAACTGTCAATGCTTATTCCTACATCACTCCTAAAACAAGTCTTGGAAACAATGTGAATTTCAATGGCATGAAGATTCAAGGAACTGCCAATGTGATTATTGGAGATAATTTTCACAGCGGTATAGAATGCATGATCATTACAGATAGCCACAATTACGAAGGTGAAGCTATTCCTTATGATGAAACTGTCATTTCTAAGGATGTAGTTATTGAAGACAATGTATGGTTAGGAAATCGTGTAATTGTTCTTCCTGGGGTAACAATTGGTGAAGGTGCCATCATTCAAGCAGGAAGTGTTGTCGTTAATGATATTCCTAAATGTGCAATTGCTGGAGGTCATCCTGCAAAAGTCTTTTCTTCAAGAGACAAAGTTCATTATGAAAAGTTAAAAAAAGAAGGAAAGTTTCATTAA
- a CDS encoding oligosaccharide flippase family protein, whose amino-acid sequence MSEYVRFIQRIGLVGLTNILISLSSLIFIPIITKSFTTAEYGMWAQVNTTIALVPNIANLGLPYTMVRFLSAEKDKEKIKDSFYPMISLTFISTLIICSLFLIFGNAIANALFNGSMQVLYITTAISFFACMNLMLISFFRTFQQMKRYSLFLVLQSYIGVFVSIYLTYAGYNIETVVLGLLTGYVAVFIMMAFLIVKYLGIGIGKWSNLKEQLAFALPTIPSNVSSWVVDSSDKYVIGILIGSVAVGCYSPGYALGSILLMFLSPFAVLLPAVLPEHYEKGDMSEVDKYLSYSMKYYLLLTIPAAVGMSVLSKPLLYIITTPEIALGGYMVTPFVCLGAIFMGMYGITNNILILEKNTMILGKLWIVVAISNIVLNLLLVPYLNILGAAIATLICYILAFAVTAIASKKTMRLPFNIKELLKIVIAASIMGIAVYIMHPIGIINVLISIVAGVIIYFAIIFILKAVTMKEIAIFKDLIH is encoded by the coding sequence ATGAGCGAATATGTGCGATTTATACAAAGAATAGGTTTGGTGGGACTCACAAACATCCTAATCTCTCTCAGTAGCCTAATCTTTATTCCAATCATTACAAAGTCATTCACCACCGCAGAATATGGTATGTGGGCACAGGTAAACACTACAATCGCACTTGTTCCAAACATTGCAAATCTTGGTCTTCCATACACAATGGTAAGGTTCCTGTCTGCTGAAAAGGATAAGGAAAAGATCAAGGATTCATTCTATCCAATGATTAGCCTAACATTCATCTCAACATTGATAATATGTTCATTGTTCCTAATCTTTGGAAACGCAATTGCCAATGCATTATTCAACGGAAGCATGCAAGTCTTGTACATTACAACTGCAATCTCATTCTTTGCATGCATGAACCTTATGCTAATAAGCTTCTTTAGAACATTCCAGCAAATGAAAAGATACTCATTATTCCTTGTTCTTCAAAGTTACATTGGTGTGTTTGTAAGCATTTATCTCACTTATGCAGGATACAATATTGAAACTGTAGTTCTTGGTCTTTTGACAGGTTATGTGGCAGTATTCATCATGATGGCATTTCTAATTGTAAAATATCTTGGAATTGGAATTGGAAAATGGTCTAACCTAAAGGAACAGCTTGCATTTGCTCTCCCAACCATTCCAAGCAATGTCTCCAGCTGGGTTGTTGATTCAAGCGACAAGTATGTCATTGGAATTCTTATCGGATCAGTTGCAGTAGGATGCTACTCACCGGGATATGCATTGGGAAGCATACTATTGATGTTCCTTTCACCATTTGCAGTTCTCTTGCCGGCAGTATTGCCTGAACACTATGAAAAGGGAGATATGAGCGAAGTGGACAAGTATCTCAGCTATTCAATGAAATACTATCTCCTCTTGACCATTCCTGCAGCAGTTGGAATGAGTGTGCTTTCAAAACCATTATTATACATAATCACAACTCCGGAAATTGCACTTGGAGGTTATATGGTAACTCCTTTCGTTTGCCTTGGTGCAATATTCATGGGAATGTATGGAATTACAAATAACATTCTAATCTTGGAAAAGAATACAATGATCCTTGGAAAGCTATGGATTGTTGTGGCTATATCAAATATAGTCTTGAACTTATTGCTTGTTCCTTACCTAAACATCTTAGGAGCTGCTATTGCAACACTTATCTGCTACATATTGGCATTTGCTGTAACAGCCATTGCAAGCAAGAAAACCATGAGATTGCCATTCAACATAAAAGAGCTTTTAAAAATAGTCATCGCAGCCTCAATTATGGGAATTGCAGTATATATAATGCATCCAATTGGAATTATTAATGTCTTGATATCCATTGTTGCAGGTGTAATCATATACTTTGCAATCATCTTCATTTTAAAGGCAGTTACAATGAAAGAAATTGCAATCTTTAAAGATTTGATTCATTAA
- a CDS encoding sialyltransferase produces the protein MIFTVKEICQKIWNLEEKYELNHKEIQGCYPWQLIRMYLYYEITRKTNVFESAQQSSLSLFDKINSFLPFVKNSILSNPLSGNENVDALIFDHPRKVIFEDEYQDIYSYFLKDTLNQYGKSFETIESPYLNQHFRSNENIKENNVKFNDRILLGSFIHKTRNRGKLHFTESEMQYINSVKEELETAFEIEIDLFRIMEDHILNFQYDYKKYIELLQRKKPKVVFLVVAYENKALLAACKKMNIGIIELQHGTISPYHLGYSYPENTMKFNGELKEIEYFPDKILSFGNYWKNACPFPIDSENIIPMGFPYFEENSKTYMKIAEDKNSKEGNDQKTEKKQILFISQGVIGKYLSELAYETALNMNKNNENNEDNAQNYNFIYKLHPGEYGTWKENYDYLTKAVNEFDNFTVINKSEPPLYELFAESHYQIGAFSTAIYEGLAFNCKTFIIDVPGVEYLDDLIDKDIVKKVNSSEELINYINNENISIQEYDKDYFFKNFDETIFKKILSD, from the coding sequence ATGATTTTTACAGTGAAAGAGATTTGCCAAAAGATTTGGAATCTTGAAGAGAAATATGAATTGAATCATAAGGAGATTCAAGGTTGCTATCCTTGGCAATTGATTAGAATGTATTTATATTACGAAATAACAAGAAAGACTAATGTTTTCGAATCTGCTCAGCAGTCCAGTCTTTCATTATTCGATAAGATAAACTCATTCTTGCCTTTTGTCAAAAACAGCATTTTATCAAACCCTTTAAGCGGAAATGAAAATGTGGATGCTTTGATATTTGACCATCCCAGAAAAGTCATATTTGAAGATGAATATCAAGACATTTATAGCTATTTTTTAAAAGACACTCTTAATCAATATGGTAAAAGTTTTGAAACCATTGAATCCCCTTACCTTAATCAGCATTTTAGAAGCAATGAAAACATTAAGGAAAATAATGTCAAATTCAATGACAGGATTCTTTTAGGTTCATTCATTCATAAAACAAGAAATAGGGGCAAATTGCATTTTACAGAATCAGAAATGCAATATATCAATAGTGTGAAAGAAGAGCTTGAAACTGCTTTTGAAATTGAAATTGACTTGTTTAGAATCATGGAAGACCATATTCTAAATTTCCAATATGACTATAAAAAGTATATTGAACTTCTTCAAAGGAAAAAGCCTAAAGTCGTATTTCTTGTAGTGGCTTATGAAAATAAGGCATTGCTTGCAGCATGCAAGAAAATGAATATAGGGATAATCGAATTGCAGCATGGAACCATTAGCCCATATCATTTAGGATACAGCTACCCTGAAAATACAATGAAATTCAATGGTGAACTCAAGGAAATTGAATACTTCCCAGACAAGATACTTAGTTTTGGAAACTACTGGAAAAATGCTTGTCCATTCCCAATAGATAGTGAAAACATCATCCCAATGGGATTCCCATACTTTGAGGAAAACTCAAAAACATATATGAAAATAGCTGAAGATAAAAATTCTAAAGAGGGCAATGATCAAAAAACTGAGAAAAAGCAAATATTATTTATTTCTCAAGGAGTCATTGGAAAATACTTATCTGAATTAGCATATGAAACAGCTTTAAACATGAATAAAAATAATGAAAATAATGAAGATAATGCTCAAAACTATAATTTTATCTATAAACTACATCCTGGAGAATATGGAACTTGGAAGGAAAATTACGATTATTTGACAAAAGCAGTTAACGAATTCGATAACTTTACTGTAATTAATAAAAGCGAACCTCCATTATATGAACTATTTGCTGAAAGCCACTACCAAATAGGGGCTTTTTCAACTGCAATATATGAAGGGCTTGCATTCAATTGCAAAACTTTCATAATAGATGTTCCAGGAGTGGAATATTTAGATGATCTAATCGATAAGGATATTGTAAAAAAGGTTAATAGCAGTGAAGAACTAATTAATTACATAAACAATGAAAACATATCAATTCAAGAATATGATAAGGATTATTTCTTCAAGAACTTTGATGAAACTATTTTTAAAAAGATTTTAAGTGATTAA
- a CDS encoding N-acetylneuraminate synthase family protein, producing MSIFNEEPFLIAEIGVNYYDIAKKENISNMDAAKLMVKEAKDAGCNAVKFQSYKANTIASKNSPAYWNTNEEPTTSQYELFKKFDSFGEEEYREIADYCNEIGIMFLSTPFDFDSIDYLDEFMDVYKISSSDLTNIPFIRKIAEKGKDIIISTGASNLDEIKLAIDTIENANAKYANGEAGIGIMHCVLSYPTDNSDANLLMIKNLKDLYPNYEIGYSDHTKPDENMLILTTAYLYGATILEKHYTLDKTLQGNDHYHGMDPDDIRKFNENIELIKTINGQYDKVPLPCESESRKQARRSIIAKEDIKEGTEISEDMLTYKRPGTGISPSEIENVIGKKAKIDIAEDELIKYEYLE from the coding sequence ATGAGCATATTTAATGAAGAACCATTTTTAATAGCTGAAATTGGAGTGAATTACTATGATATTGCAAAAAAGGAAAATATAAGCAATATGGATGCAGCTAAATTGATGGTGAAAGAGGCAAAGGATGCTGGCTGCAATGCAGTCAAGTTCCAATCATATAAAGCAAATACAATAGCCTCCAAGAACTCTCCAGCATATTGGAATACAAATGAGGAGCCTACAACCTCACAATATGAATTGTTTAAGAAATTTGATTCATTTGGAGAGGAGGAATACCGAGAAATAGCTGATTACTGCAATGAGATTGGAATCATGTTCTTATCAACACCTTTTGACTTCGATTCCATCGATTATTTGGATGAATTCATGGATGTCTATAAGATATCCTCATCAGACCTTACAAACATTCCATTCATTAGGAAAATAGCTGAAAAGGGAAAGGACATTATCATTTCAACTGGGGCTTCAAATCTTGATGAAATCAAATTGGCAATAGATACAATAGAAAATGCCAATGCGAAATATGCAAATGGAGAAGCAGGAATAGGAATTATGCACTGTGTTCTTTCCTACCCTACAGACAACAGCGATGCAAACCTATTGATGATTAAAAACCTTAAGGATTTGTACCCTAACTATGAAATCGGTTATTCAGATCATACAAAACCTGATGAAAATATGCTTATTTTAACAACCGCTTACCTTTATGGTGCAACAATCCTTGAAAAGCATTATACATTAGATAAAACCTTGCAGGGAAATGACCATTATCATGGAATGGATCCAGATGACATCAGAAAGTTCAATGAAAACATAGAGCTTATCAAAACAATCAATGGACAATATGATAAGGTTCCCCTCCCTTGTGAAAGTGAATCAAGAAAACAGGCAAGACGTTCCATCATTGCAAAAGAGGATATTAAAGAGGGAACCGAAATTTCAGAGGATATGCTAACATACAAAAGGCCTGGAACTGGCATTTCCCCAAGTGAAATAGAAAATGTCATCGGCAAGAAGGCAAAAATTGACATTGCGGAAGATGAATTGATTAAATATGAATATTTAGAATAA
- the pseG gene encoding UDP-2,4-diacetamido-2,4,6-trideoxy-beta-L-altropyranose hydrolase, with product MYKDNKILVVIPARGGSKGIPRKNIRLLGGKPLIAHTIEMGKASEYVDDVLVTTDDNEIKFIAEKFGAETVKRDGKLAEDSIPLDPVIYDATIQKEKKANEKYDVVITVQPTSPLLKTKTLDLAIETLLNPNENNEFYDTIISVVDDRHLSWGYDEENKRYFPLYKERVNRQYLPKAYKETGSIFATKREFVKENSRLGDNIGLVEISKQESIDIDNYEDWWVAERILKKKKILIKADASHEIGTGHIYRALSIASKLVNHEVVFLLDEAQPLGIEIVNNNNYPYITHNSDKGKGKEADEEAKDELIEKIVEYDPDIVINDILNTNSKYTKSLRDKGFFIVNFEDVGGGVKYAHMVFDALYEHKIPLKNLYSGHKYYILKDEFYYQSFKEIKEDVEKVLLTFGGTDPNNLTEKVLEAILESDYKNKIEIILGLGYGNKKEIQDKYKDNERIEIFENIKNMSEHMHDADLIFTSAGRTMYEIASLGVPCICLCQNERELTHIFGNVEHGFINLGLGSDVSKEEIKETFESTIDDYQLRQEMNKRMSEVDLKHGFDNIKNLIKQSYKEWKEEMNK from the coding sequence ATGTATAAAGATAATAAGATTTTAGTTGTAATTCCTGCTAGAGGCGGTTCCAAAGGAATTCCACGTAAGAACATAAGATTGCTTGGAGGAAAACCACTTATAGCACATACAATAGAAATGGGAAAGGCATCAGAATATGTTGATGATGTTCTTGTTACAACAGATGACAATGAAATAAAGTTCATTGCTGAGAAATTCGGTGCAGAAACAGTTAAAAGAGATGGAAAACTTGCAGAAGACTCAATTCCACTTGACCCTGTAATCTATGATGCTACAATTCAAAAAGAGAAAAAAGCAAACGAAAAATATGATGTTGTCATAACAGTGCAACCTACTTCCCCACTTCTTAAAACAAAAACCTTAGATTTAGCTATTGAAACATTATTAAATCCAAATGAAAACAATGAGTTCTATGATACAATAATCAGTGTTGTTGATGATAGGCACTTGAGTTGGGGATACGATGAGGAAAACAAGAGGTATTTCCCATTATACAAGGAAAGGGTGAATAGGCAATACCTTCCAAAAGCATATAAAGAGACAGGAAGCATATTTGCAACAAAAAGAGAATTTGTAAAGGAAAACAGCCGTCTTGGAGATAATATTGGCCTTGTTGAAATATCCAAGCAAGAAAGCATTGACATTGACAATTATGAAGACTGGTGGGTTGCTGAGAGAATCCTGAAGAAAAAGAAAATATTAATTAAAGCAGATGCTTCCCATGAAATCGGAACCGGGCATATTTACAGGGCTTTATCAATAGCTTCAAAATTAGTCAATCATGAAGTTGTGTTTTTGCTTGATGAAGCACAGCCATTAGGAATTGAAATCGTCAACAATAACAATTATCCTTACATTACTCACAATAGTGATAAAGGCAAAGGAAAAGAGGCAGACGAAGAAGCAAAAGATGAATTGATTGAAAAGATAGTTGAATATGATCCGGATATTGTAATCAACGACATCCTTAATACAAACTCAAAGTATACAAAATCCCTTAGGGACAAAGGATTCTTCATAGTCAATTTTGAAGATGTCGGTGGTGGAGTGAAATATGCACATATGGTCTTCGATGCGTTATATGAGCATAAAATACCTCTTAAAAACCTTTACTCAGGGCATAAATATTACATTCTAAAAGATGAGTTTTACTATCAATCATTTAAGGAAATCAAAGAAGATGTGGAAAAGGTCCTTCTCACATTTGGAGGAACAGATCCGAATAACTTAACTGAAAAGGTTCTTGAAGCGATTTTGGAAAGCGATTATAAAAACAAAATTGAAATCATTTTAGGACTTGGTTATGGAAACAAGAAGGAAATACAAGACAAATACAAGGATAATGAAAGAATAGAAATCTTTGAAAACATTAAAAACATGAGCGAACATATGCACGATGCTGACTTGATATTCACTTCAGCAGGAAGAACCATGTATGAAATAGCTTCACTTGGCGTTCCTTGCATCTGCCTTTGCCAAAATGAAAGGGAATTAACACATATCTTTGGTAATGTGGAACATGGATTCATTAATTTAGGTTTAGGCAGTGATGTCTCTAAAGAAGAGATAAAGGAAACATTCGAAAGCACAATAGATGACTACCAATTAAGACAGGAAATGAATAAGAGAATGAGTGAAGTTGATTTGAAGCATGGGTTTGACAACATTAAAAATCTAATCAAACAATCATACAAAGAATGGAAAGAAGAAATGAATAAATAA
- the hypD gene encoding hydrogenase formation protein HypD, whose translation MKEMANTLIKRINDLASPVKIMHVCGSHEHTIMEHGIRSLLPPEVEIVAGPGCPVCVVPSREIDECLQLIEKGVTVTTFGDMLRVPGSNGSLAEAKAEGADVRVVYGIPNAVEIAEKIDNDVVFMSAGFETTAPATASELLKKPPENFSIVSCHRLIPPAIDFLINSGETNLNALIEPGHVCTILGTEPFEKFSTEYGIPQAVAGFNPLDILMSVYMILRQIDNGTPRIDNEYKRAVRTEGNVIGKEMMDEVFHVESREWRGFPKIPNSVLEVNDEFAEWDARKKYDIEVKDVTEAPKGCICGPILRGMAKPTDCKLFRKACNPMHPIGACMVSKEGTCNIAHRYSR comes from the coding sequence ATGAAAGAGATGGCTAATACTTTAATTAAAAGAATAAATGATTTAGCTTCTCCTGTTAAAATTATGCATGTTTGTGGTTCTCATGAACATACCATTATGGAACACGGTATAAGATCTTTGCTTCCTCCTGAAGTGGAGATTGTAGCAGGACCCGGATGTCCTGTATGTGTTGTTCCTTCAAGAGAAATTGATGAATGTTTACAGTTGATAGAAAAAGGGGTTACTGTAACCACTTTTGGAGACATGTTGAGAGTTCCAGGTTCCAATGGTTCTCTTGCTGAGGCAAAAGCTGAAGGTGCAGATGTAAGGGTTGTTTATGGTATTCCAAATGCTGTGGAAATTGCAGAAAAAATAGATAATGATGTAGTATTCATGTCTGCAGGTTTTGAAACAACTGCTCCTGCAACTGCGTCTGAATTATTGAAAAAGCCTCCTGAAAACTTTTCTATCGTATCCTGTCATAGATTGATTCCACCAGCTATTGACTTCTTGATCAATTCAGGTGAAACCAATTTAAACGCTTTGATTGAACCTGGACATGTATGTACAATCTTAGGAACTGAACCATTTGAAAAGTTCTCAACTGAATATGGCATTCCTCAAGCAGTGGCAGGTTTTAATCCATTGGATATCCTAATGTCTGTTTACATGATCTTAAGACAAATCGACAATGGAACTCCAAGAATCGACAATGAATATAAGCGTGCTGTAAGAACTGAAGGAAATGTCATTGGAAAGGAAATGATGGATGAGGTTTTCCATGTGGAAAGCAGAGAATGGAGAGGTTTCCCAAAAATTCCTAACTCAGTTCTTGAAGTTAATGATGAGTTTGCTGAGTGGGATGCAAGAAAGAAATATGACATTGAAGTGAAAGATGTTACCGAAGCTCCTAAAGGCTGTATTTGCGGACCTATCTTAAGAGGTATGGCAAAACCAACTGACTGCAAATTGTTTAGAAAGGCATGTAATCCAATGCACCCGATTGGTGCATGTATGGTAAGTAAGGAAGGAACCTGTAACATTGCTCACAGATATAGCAGATAA
- a CDS encoding phosphoglycolate phosphatase, with protein MVKIEAIAVDVDGTITDGKRRVCHSALDALRKAEDAGIPVIIATGNISHFTYAVATLVGTTGGMVCENGGVIYKDGYNDNRVIVLGDISKAQKAYDFLLDKFGDDIPFKIVEDSDARVSEICFYKNMDSEPLKELLQDFDVIVYDSGFALHLTDPKVNKGTGLSELAKLLDYNIENIMCIGDSENDIDFLHVAGFKVAVANACDELKEMADYVCENKYGDGVAEAIDKFVFNEK; from the coding sequence ATGGTAAAAATAGAAGCGATAGCTGTAGATGTTGATGGAACAATTACAGATGGAAAAAGAAGAGTTTGTCATAGTGCATTGGATGCTCTTCGTAAAGCTGAAGATGCAGGAATTCCAGTTATCATTGCTACTGGAAACATTTCACACTTTACCTATGCAGTGGCTACACTTGTTGGAACTACTGGAGGAATGGTTTGTGAAAATGGGGGAGTTATTTATAAAGATGGATATAATGACAACAGGGTAATTGTTTTAGGAGACATTTCCAAAGCTCAAAAGGCTTATGACTTTTTACTTGATAAATTTGGTGATGATATTCCATTTAAGATTGTAGAGGATTCCGATGCAAGAGTGTCTGAAATTTGTTTCTATAAGAATATGGATTCAGAGCCACTTAAAGAGCTACTCCAAGACTTTGATGTGATAGTTTATGATAGTGGTTTTGCACTTCACTTAACAGACCCTAAAGTTAATAAGGGTACTGGACTCTCCGAATTGGCTAAGCTCTTGGATTATAATATTGAAAACATTATGTGCATTGGAGATAGTGAAAATGACATTGACTTTTTACATGTTGCAGGATTTAAGGTCGCAGTGGCTAATGCATGTGATGAGCTAAAGGAGATGGCTGATTATGTTTGTGAGAATAAGTATGGTGATGGAGTGGCAGAAGCTATTGATAAATTTGTTTTTAACGAGAAATAA
- a CDS encoding TldD/PmbA family protein has product MLYELAEEAKREISKYSDNYEIYLENTELLQLDSQKTDLNFAKEEISLGIGIRVIKDGSVGFAFTSNMGEIAKTCENAYLNSKLNSKDENFSFSQVEKLPKINGTFDKKFQEIDLDELTSSFKSVLNCIEDNGCQTTSGGFSAAEGEVLIVNSNGVEAYDKSTGFALGVSINAIKDGDLATAYDSVSSCLYDLDGIKLAEDLCDLAKSSLDGEHIETSDKDVILDYHAVTGLLSTFMSGFSADNVQRGRSRLAGKIGEKIVTEGLSIYDDGTVDGGLNSGVSDDEGTASRRTALVEEGVLKGYLYDIYTANKDGVKSTSNGFRGSYAGTPSVSGSNIIFDFKDHVMEDEINDAFLVTDVLGAHTANPITGDFSVEASNSFLIDKGVKKPIKKAMISGNIYDLLGDAVAVGEETKQRGSFIIPKLLLHDVRVVGN; this is encoded by the coding sequence ATGTTATATGAATTGGCTGAAGAGGCAAAAAGGGAAATTTCAAAGTATTCAGACAATTATGAAATCTATTTGGAAAATACTGAATTGCTTCAATTGGATTCCCAAAAGACTGATTTGAATTTTGCAAAAGAGGAAATTAGTTTAGGCATTGGTATAAGAGTTATTAAAGACGGTTCTGTAGGTTTTGCTTTCACATCAAATATGGGTGAAATTGCAAAGACTTGCGAAAATGCTTATTTGAACTCTAAACTTAATTCAAAGGATGAAAACTTTTCTTTTTCTCAAGTGGAAAAATTGCCTAAAATCAATGGCACTTTTGATAAGAAGTTCCAGGAAATTGATTTGGATGAACTTACAAGTTCCTTCAAGTCTGTTTTAAACTGCATTGAAGATAATGGCTGTCAAACCACTTCCGGCGGATTTTCAGCAGCAGAAGGTGAGGTCTTGATTGTAAATTCCAATGGTGTTGAAGCTTATGACAAGTCAACCGGCTTTGCATTAGGCGTTTCAATTAATGCCATTAAAGATGGCGATTTGGCAACTGCTTATGACTCAGTTTCCTCATGTCTTTATGATTTGGATGGAATCAAATTAGCTGAAGACTTATGCGATTTGGCAAAGTCCTCATTAGATGGGGAACATATTGAAACTTCAGATAAGGATGTCATATTAGATTATCATGCAGTAACTGGCCTTCTATCTACATTCATGAGTGGTTTCAGTGCAGATAATGTTCAAAGGGGAAGGTCAAGACTTGCTGGTAAAATCGGTGAGAAAATAGTAACTGAAGGTCTTTCCATTTATGATGACGGCACAGTAGATGGCGGTTTGAACTCTGGAGTTAGTGATGATGAGGGAACCGCTTCAAGAAGAACTGCTTTAGTTGAAGAAGGTGTCCTTAAAGGATATTTATATGATATTTACACTGCAAATAAGGATGGAGTTAAAAGTACTTCCAACGGATTTAGAGGTTCATATGCAGGAACTCCTTCTGTAAGCGGTTCAAATATTATTTTTGACTTTAAAGATCATGTAATGGAAGATGAAATAAATGATGCATTCCTAGTCACTGATGTTTTAGGTGCACATACCGCAAATCCTATCACTGGTGATTTTTCAGTGGAAGCAAGCAATTCCTTTTTAATTGATAAAGGAGTCAAAAAACCTATTAAAAAAGCCATGATTTCTGGTAATATCTATGACTTGTTAGGTGATGCTGTAGCTGTAGGTGAAGAGACAAAGCAACGAGGATCTTTCATTATTCCTAAATTGCTTTTACATGATGTAAGAGTTGTGGGTAATTAA
- a CDS encoding GyrI-like domain-containing protein encodes MEIKEKTMEDQKVAIMNYKGALKDMDVLVSKLTGWIEVEEIETAGDLFAIFYNNPRTAKENEVVYDVGIPINPKLDPDETEEIRIVTLIEHKVLSGIHNGSLDNIQESYNIMAEYSIENKYDIIGSPKEIYIKNKYEVDNEDDLVTEIQLPVIKMG; translated from the coding sequence ATGGAAATTAAAGAAAAAACTATGGAAGATCAAAAAGTAGCTATTATGAATTATAAAGGAGCTCTAAAAGATATGGATGTTTTGGTTTCTAAACTAACCGGTTGGATTGAAGTTGAAGAAATCGAAACTGCTGGAGACTTATTTGCAATTTTCTACAATAATCCAAGAACCGCTAAGGAAAATGAAGTTGTATACGATGTAGGAATTCCAATCAATCCCAAATTAGACCCTGATGAAACCGAAGAAATAAGAATCGTAACCCTAATTGAACACAAGGTATTGTCTGGAATCCACAATGGAAGTTTAGATAATATTCAAGAAAGCTATAACATTATGGCAGAATACTCCATTGAAAACAAATACGACATTATCGGCTCCCCTAAAGAAATTTACATAAAAAACAAATACGAAGTGGATAATGAAGATGACTTGGTAACTGAAATTCAATTGCCAGTTATCAAGATGGGATAA